The proteins below come from a single Eubacterium limosum genomic window:
- the cobJ gene encoding precorrin-3B C(17)-methyltransferase produces the protein MSKKIYVTGLGPGLYEHMTEAAKNSLKDADVIVGYKTYIDLIKDLIGDKEVLSSGMRKEIDRCQDCLDLAEQGKTVTLVSSGDAGVYGMAGIMLEIVEKQKSDVEVVVVPGISAANAAASTLGAPLMHDYCVISLSDLMTDWEMIKKRLRCAGEGDFIVTLYNPKSKGRPDNIVEAQKILLEYKAPETPVGIVRNAKRANESYVITTLEKMCDEEIDMFSMVVIGNSKTYITEDHLKMITPRGYQL, from the coding sequence TTGAGTAAAAAAATTTACGTAACAGGTCTGGGGCCAGGTCTGTATGAACATATGACAGAAGCCGCTAAAAATTCCTTGAAGGATGCGGACGTGATTGTAGGCTATAAAACCTACATTGATTTGATCAAAGATTTAATCGGCGATAAGGAAGTGCTTTCCTCTGGAATGCGCAAGGAAATCGACCGCTGCCAGGATTGCCTGGATCTGGCTGAACAGGGAAAAACCGTTACGCTGGTAAGCTCCGGTGACGCGGGCGTGTACGGTATGGCAGGCATTATGCTGGAAATCGTTGAAAAGCAGAAAAGCGACGTTGAAGTGGTTGTGGTCCCTGGGATTTCCGCCGCCAATGCGGCAGCGTCTACCTTAGGCGCTCCTTTGATGCACGACTACTGTGTCATCAGCCTCAGCGACCTGATGACCGACTGGGAAATGATTAAAAAGCGCCTGCGCTGTGCTGGCGAAGGCGATTTTATTGTGACACTCTACAATCCAAAGAGCAAGGGCCGTCCGGATAATATCGTGGAAGCCCAGAAGATTCTGCTGGAATATAAAGCACCGGAAACACCGGTGGGCATTGTCAGAAACGCCAAGCGTGCCAATGAAAGCTACGTCATCACCACACTTGAAAAAATGTGCGATGAAGAAATCGACATGTTTTCCATGGTGGTGATCGGCAATTCCAAAACCTATATTACAGAAGACCATTTAAAAATGATTACACCACGGGGGTACCAGCTGTGA
- a CDS encoding leucine-rich repeat protein, producing MKLKKRVVHILTVLLILVLLPVGVFAQQDFGEKSETDNSAKQLTEQEAIPSATSENTQANKVNVTEELEDKLTKPEKEETMPLLELPEFNLPQISVTEQNEIQKSEPESSPRQEVKRIETVAKDDYTYREVEGGIEITKYSGTDADVIIPDTFEGKSVISLAAHSFSNNSTIISVTVGANVQKIGSYAFYSCSKLAKVVVPASVIDIDSNAFGYDNQIKIFGTPGSFVQTYAETNHLNFVNIMAKKSGDFYYENDTVDGSIGVRILTYEGKSAVLNLNTIEGKNIITIGKGAFFNNQTLESLSLGKQIKIIEDNAFSSCSSLKNVTFAEGLKSLGSNAFSRSALTTVKMPNSTESLGTYVFYYCESLKEITTGTGIKIIPQSFASNCINLEKITFNGEVEEINSYAYTGCGSLRVIEIPASVVTFGDYPFNQSTIISGKKGSAAEKFAKEKGLMFVDESTKKSGDFYYEEIENGVRIIGFTSNSSELTIPDKLENKDVVEIGNSAFSGNSNLKTVTVGNSIIVIGNNAFSTCRNLKIVNFNQNLSKIGDSAFFECRTLKSITLPENIKTIGKDAFGGCNGLKKLEIPEGIQSISCEGYTYKPLNAHIVGKEGTEAEAFAKDKGWPFVSDTTPNENDYYYESVDDGVKILFSANSVNKDVPQSLGGKPVVEIGDSAFAYDNDIENFESGNVRFINANAFVGSTLKNIKLSEKTEDIGDYAFRDCKALTAIKIPNSTKELGVGAFNYCSKLASVTLGNSIQTIKSGTFDYAAFKSITMPTSIKTIENAFWQSRVETLIIPENAEDVTLKDYSLRLYSLKELYLPACVTTIEENAIGDYHSPDLIIYGDAGSVAEAYAQKYNINFSTEMWQLGDVNKDKQINASDALLILRHSVKEIELTGNDFIWGDVNKDTLVNSSDGLQILRYAVKEINHFD from the coding sequence ATGAAATTAAAAAAAAGAGTGGTACATATTCTAACAGTTTTATTAATCTTAGTTCTGCTGCCTGTAGGTGTATTTGCACAACAGGATTTTGGGGAAAAGTCTGAGACAGACAATTCGGCGAAACAGTTGACAGAGCAAGAGGCTATACCATCTGCGACATCTGAAAATACACAAGCTAATAAAGTAAATGTAACGGAAGAACTCGAAGATAAATTAACAAAACCGGAAAAAGAGGAAACAATGCCGCTATTGGAATTGCCTGAATTCAATCTGCCACAGATATCAGTAACAGAGCAGAATGAGATACAAAAATCAGAGCCTGAGTCTTCACCTCGACAAGAAGTTAAAAGAATCGAGACAGTAGCAAAAGATGATTATACATACCGAGAAGTGGAAGGTGGCATTGAAATTACTAAATACAGCGGTACAGATGCCGATGTAATCATACCGGATACGTTTGAAGGCAAAAGTGTCATAAGCCTGGCAGCACATTCATTTTCTAACAATTCGACCATCATTTCTGTTACAGTTGGCGCAAACGTGCAGAAAATTGGTAGTTATGCTTTTTATTCCTGTAGCAAGTTAGCTAAGGTGGTTGTTCCTGCTTCTGTGATAGATATCGACAGTAATGCTTTTGGATATGACAATCAGATTAAAATTTTTGGCACGCCGGGGAGTTTTGTCCAGACTTACGCCGAAACAAATCATTTGAACTTCGTTAATATAATGGCTAAAAAGTCAGGAGATTTCTATTATGAAAATGACACAGTAGACGGAAGTATCGGAGTTCGAATATTAACTTACGAAGGAAAAAGCGCGGTTTTGAATCTCAATACAATCGAGGGAAAAAATATTATAACAATTGGTAAAGGTGCTTTTTTCAACAATCAAACACTGGAAAGTCTCAGCCTGGGAAAACAGATAAAAATAATCGAGGATAACGCTTTTAGCAGCTGTAGCAGTTTGAAAAATGTAACATTTGCAGAGGGACTGAAAAGTCTCGGCAGTAATGCTTTTAGCAGGAGTGCGTTAACCACTGTTAAAATGCCGAATTCGACAGAGAGTTTGGGAACTTATGTTTTTTATTATTGTGAGTCTTTGAAAGAAATCACGACGGGCACAGGGATAAAAATTATTCCGCAGTCTTTTGCCTCGAATTGTATTAATCTTGAAAAAATCACCTTTAATGGAGAAGTTGAGGAAATAAATAGTTATGCTTATACTGGCTGTGGTTCACTGCGTGTTATTGAAATTCCTGCGAGTGTTGTCACATTTGGGGATTATCCTTTTAATCAATCTACGATTATTTCAGGGAAGAAAGGCAGCGCTGCAGAAAAGTTTGCAAAAGAAAAAGGATTAATGTTTGTAGATGAAAGCACGAAAAAATCAGGTGATTTTTATTATGAGGAGATTGAAAACGGTGTGCGGATTATCGGTTTCACATCAAACAGTAGTGAACTGACGATACCAGACAAACTTGAAAATAAGGATGTAGTTGAAATCGGTAATTCTGCTTTTTCTGGGAATTCAAATCTGAAAACAGTTACTGTGGGTAATAGTATTATTGTTATCGGCAATAATGCTTTTTCGACATGCAGAAATCTAAAAATTGTAAATTTCAACCAAAATTTATCAAAAATTGGGGACAGTGCGTTTTTTGAATGCAGAACGTTAAAATCCATAACACTACCGGAAAATATTAAAACAATTGGAAAAGATGCGTTTGGGGGTTGTAATGGCTTGAAAAAATTAGAAATTCCCGAAGGCATACAGTCCATCAGCTGTGAAGGATATACATATAAGCCGTTAAATGCGCATATTGTCGGCAAAGAAGGCACAGAAGCTGAAGCGTTTGCGAAGGATAAGGGATGGCCTTTCGTCAGCGATACCACGCCCAATGAAAATGACTATTATTATGAAAGTGTCGACGATGGGGTTAAAATACTGTTTTCGGCCAATTCGGTAAACAAAGATGTCCCCCAAAGCCTGGGCGGAAAACCCGTTGTTGAAATTGGAGACAGCGCCTTTGCGTATGATAATGATATCGAAAATTTTGAAAGTGGCAATGTCCGTTTTATAAATGCAAATGCATTTGTAGGCAGCACCCTCAAAAATATTAAACTTTCAGAGAAAACGGAGGATATCGGAGATTATGCTTTTAGAGACTGCAAAGCGTTAACGGCCATAAAAATTCCTAACAGTACGAAAGAGTTGGGAGTTGGCGCTTTCAACTATTGCAGCAAGTTGGCGTCCGTCACATTGGGAAATAGCATTCAAACAATAAAAAGTGGCACTTTCGATTATGCAGCCTTCAAATCGATCACGATGCCGACTTCCATCAAAACAATCGAAAATGCGTTTTGGCAAAGCCGAGTAGAGACATTGATTATTCCGGAAAATGCCGAGGACGTTACCTTGAAGGATTATTCTTTGAGATTATACAGTCTTAAAGAGCTCTATCTACCAGCCTGTGTAACAACCATTGAGGAAAATGCGATTGGGGATTATCATTCGCCGGATTTGATTATTTACGGAGATGCTGGTTCGGTCGCGGAGGCGTACGCTCAAAAATACAACATTAATTTCAGCACAGAGATGTGGCAGTTAGGGGATGTAAATAAAGATAAGCAAATCAACGCCTCCGATGCTTTATTAATTTTACGACATTCTGTCAAGGAAATAGAACTGACCGGCAATGATTTCATCTGGGGAGATGTCAATAAAGATACACTGGTCAACTCATCGGATGGTTTGCAGATATTAAGATATGCCGTTAAAGAGATTAATCATTTTGATTGA
- the cbiB gene encoding adenosylcobinamide-phosphate synthase CbiB: MLLGMSAGIWFCLIVGAVVLDRLIGDPAWIPHPIVYIGKLVGFLTKKLNKGKARKFKGLILWVLTIVITGAVILAVQYITYRLNIVLFYVVNLYLLSTTIAAKCLQEEVMKVYDALRDKDIPKARTMVGYLVGRDTQELQEGGIVRATVETTAENTIDGVLAPIFYMFVGVVLWVFVPFVNPLLLAMLYKAVNTMDSMVGYVQEPYKDFGYFSAKIDDIANFVIARIGSWFMLIGGLFLGYRVGEGQRIYARDRKNHKSPNSGHPESVVAGLLGVQLGGTNLYFGQTLEKPTIGDAGRSLAYEDIKDTISIMFSSEVVMMVLTGLIFFGIYIVS, encoded by the coding sequence ATGCTTTTAGGAATGAGCGCTGGCATTTGGTTTTGTCTGATTGTGGGAGCTGTGGTGCTGGACCGCCTGATCGGCGATCCGGCATGGATTCCCCATCCAATTGTATACATTGGAAAACTGGTTGGATTTTTAACAAAAAAATTAAATAAGGGCAAGGCCAGAAAATTCAAAGGCCTCATTCTCTGGGTATTGACAATTGTGATTACCGGCGCTGTTATTCTGGCAGTGCAGTATATTACATACCGGCTCAATATCGTTTTATTTTATGTGGTGAACCTTTACCTTTTATCCACCACCATTGCGGCGAAATGTCTGCAGGAGGAGGTCATGAAGGTCTATGACGCACTGCGGGACAAGGATATACCAAAGGCCCGCACCATGGTCGGTTACCTTGTGGGGCGCGATACCCAGGAGCTCCAGGAAGGCGGCATTGTCCGCGCGACAGTGGAAACCACCGCGGAAAACACCATTGACGGAGTGCTCGCGCCGATTTTCTACATGTTTGTCGGCGTTGTCCTGTGGGTTTTTGTGCCCTTTGTCAACCCGCTGCTGCTGGCCATGCTGTACAAAGCCGTCAACACCATGGATTCCATGGTCGGCTACGTTCAGGAGCCCTACAAGGACTTTGGCTATTTTTCCGCCAAAATTGACGATATCGCCAACTTTGTCATCGCACGTATTGGAAGCTGGTTTATGCTCATTGGCGGCCTGTTTCTGGGATATAGGGTCGGTGAAGGGCAGCGGATTTACGCGCGCGACCGAAAGAACCATAAAAGCCCAAATTCCGGGCATCCAGAATCCGTGGTGGCCGGGCTCTTGGGCGTTCAGCTGGGCGGCACCAACCTGTATTTCGGGCAGACGCTTGAAAAGCCGACCATCGGCGATGCCGGACGGAGCCTGGCCTACGAGGACATTAAGGATACCATCAGCATTATGTTTTCCAGTGAGGTCGTTATGATGGTACTCACGGGCCTGATTTTCTTTGGAATTTATATTGTTTCATAG
- a CDS encoding cobyric acid synthase, whose translation MKKAKNIMFQGTGSSVGKSLLTAAVCRILNNKGYRVAPYKSQNMALNSYITLDGKEMGRAQVVQAECARIEPQVEMNPVLLKPNSDVGCQVILNGKAEFNMNAVEYHAHKAKLTDVVMDAYNMLAESHDIIAIEGAGSPAEINLRDNDIVNMGLAEMVDAPVILIGDIDRGGVFASVYGTIKLLAPEEQARIKGFIINKFRGDVELLTPGIEMIEEKVGVPCLGVIPYQRLVIDDEDSVTERWDEQREGVITIGVVRLRHISNFTDCTVFDMYPDVKVEYYENQRELHRADPDLIVIPGSKNTIDDIVKLRESRLEEEILAKHTAGVPVIGICGGYQILGDEICDPHCVESTVGSIKGLGLLNMRTVLEEEKTTTRVAGHISADFLNMGLSGSAITGYEIHMGETTPIDDTKSFSTLEDGRSDGAVSADGTVMGTYLHGVFDNDSFREKLIETLKKKKNIASESEAVDFKAFKEEQYDLLAETVENNLDMQKLMEIIGV comes from the coding sequence ATGAAAAAGGCAAAAAATATCATGTTTCAGGGGACGGGCTCATCCGTGGGAAAAAGCCTGCTGACCGCAGCAGTATGCCGGATTCTGAACAATAAAGGTTACCGTGTAGCGCCCTATAAATCCCAGAATATGGCGCTTAATTCTTATATAACCCTCGACGGCAAAGAGATGGGCAGAGCGCAGGTCGTTCAGGCGGAATGTGCCAGAATTGAGCCGCAGGTAGAGATGAATCCAGTGCTTCTGAAGCCGAACTCAGACGTGGGCTGCCAGGTTATCCTGAATGGAAAGGCCGAGTTTAACATGAACGCGGTCGAGTACCATGCCCATAAGGCAAAGCTGACCGATGTGGTCATGGACGCCTACAATATGCTGGCAGAAAGCCATGACATCATCGCCATCGAAGGCGCAGGAAGCCCGGCAGAGATCAATCTCCGTGACAACGATATTGTGAATATGGGACTGGCAGAAATGGTGGACGCGCCGGTTATCCTCATCGGCGATATTGACCGCGGCGGGGTCTTTGCCTCCGTTTACGGTACCATCAAGCTGCTTGCGCCAGAGGAACAGGCAAGAATCAAGGGCTTTATCATCAATAAATTCCGGGGCGACGTCGAGCTGCTTACGCCAGGCATTGAGATGATCGAGGAAAAGGTAGGCGTTCCGTGTCTGGGTGTTATCCCTTATCAGCGCCTTGTCATTGATGATGAAGACAGTGTAACCGAGCGGTGGGATGAACAGCGCGAGGGCGTGATCACCATCGGTGTGGTACGGCTGCGTCATATTTCTAACTTTACCGACTGCACAGTCTTTGACATGTACCCCGATGTTAAGGTAGAATATTATGAGAACCAGCGGGAGCTGCACCGTGCCGATCCCGATCTCATTGTAATACCGGGCAGCAAAAATACCATTGACGATATTGTGAAGCTGCGGGAAAGCAGGCTGGAGGAAGAAATTCTGGCCAAGCATACAGCTGGCGTGCCGGTAATCGGTATCTGTGGCGGCTACCAGATTCTCGGCGATGAGATCTGTGACCCGCACTGCGTCGAGTCTACAGTAGGTTCCATCAAGGGGTTGGGGCTGTTAAACATGCGCACTGTGCTGGAGGAAGAAAAAACCACCACGCGGGTGGCAGGACACATCAGTGCAGATTTCTTAAATATGGGACTGAGCGGCAGTGCCATCACCGGCTATGAGATCCATATGGGTGAAACCACGCCCATTGATGACACCAAGAGCTTTTCAACGCTTGAGGACGGGCGCTCGGACGGCGCGGTATCCGCAGACGGTACAGTTATGGGGACCTATCTGCACGGCGTGTTTGACAACGATTCGTTCCGTGAAAAATTAATTGAAACCCTGAAAAAGAAAAAGAACATCGCGTCAGAGAGCGAAGCGGTCGATTTCAAGGCCTTTAAGGAAGAGCAATACGATCTGCTGGCCGAAACCGTTGAAAATAATCTGGACATGCAGAAATTAATGGAAATTATTGGAGTATAA
- a CDS encoding pyridoxal phosphate-dependent aminotransferase → MNKHGGYRGDKKDVLDFSININPLGMPEGLRKRLETALDDLGRYPEITGETARNKIAEDIGVAPENVILGNGAIELIYLFARGVHPEQALIPVPTFNEYRRALSMNGCGGVSELTLSPEDDFELDPERLIRLAEECRPKAVYLCNPTNPTGRLYSKAFIKELMDRMDPEIIWFIDESFIEFSGIETCLEYVNHSDRRLFLLRSLTKFFGVPGLRIGYGVGSAGLIQAMEAYKEPWTINTLALEAAMCIYDDKAYMQKTRDYIQTERQRVFDALSSLPGLKVYPSGADFHLYKVAGRSAQTLQKELLEQRINIRTCEDFAGLETQFFRAAIKRREDNDRLIAALNNILRG, encoded by the coding sequence ATGAATAAACATGGCGGATATCGAGGCGACAAAAAAGACGTGCTGGATTTCAGCATTAACATTAACCCGCTGGGGATGCCGGAGGGACTGAGAAAAAGGCTGGAAACAGCTCTGGACGACCTCGGCAGATACCCGGAGATCACAGGCGAGACAGCCCGGAATAAAATCGCAGAGGACATCGGCGTCGCGCCAGAAAACGTGATTTTGGGGAATGGCGCCATTGAGCTGATCTATCTTTTTGCCAGAGGCGTTCACCCGGAGCAGGCGCTCATTCCAGTGCCCACCTTTAACGAGTACCGCCGGGCGCTCAGTATGAACGGCTGCGGCGGAGTCAGCGAGCTTACGCTGTCGCCGGAGGATGATTTTGAGCTGGATCCCGAAAGGCTCATCCGACTGGCAGAGGAATGCCGCCCGAAGGCGGTGTATCTCTGCAATCCGACCAACCCGACAGGGCGCCTTTACAGCAAAGCCTTTATCAAGGAGCTGATGGATCGGATGGACCCTGAAATTATCTGGTTTATTGACGAGTCCTTTATCGAATTTTCAGGCATCGAAACCTGTCTGGAATATGTAAACCACTCCGACCGCCGTCTTTTCCTGCTACGTTCACTGACCAAATTCTTTGGGGTGCCGGGACTGCGGATCGGCTACGGCGTCGGCTCAGCAGGGCTTATCCAGGCCATGGAGGCCTACAAAGAGCCATGGACCATCAATACCCTGGCGCTGGAAGCCGCCATGTGTATCTACGATGACAAAGCCTATATGCAGAAAACGCGGGACTACATCCAGACAGAGCGGCAGCGTGTTTTCGACGCCCTGTCCAGTCTGCCTGGTCTGAAGGTGTATCCGAGCGGCGCGGATTTCCATTTGTATAAGGTGGCGGGAAGAAGCGCGCAGACACTTCAGAAGGAGCTGCTTGAGCAGCGTATCAATATCCGGACCTGTGAGGATTTTGCTGGACTGGAAACCCAGTTTTTCAGAGCAGCCATCAAGCGGCGTGAGGATAACGACCGTCTGATTGCAGCTTTAAATAATATTTTAAGGGGATAA
- a CDS encoding SEC-C metal-binding domain-containing protein → MSLYEEWKEVSDIDPAEDEKGYKALWNEYLTKETAFYEDILGKKQDVVEGTISELAEKYDVTPVMMAGFMDGISESLKSDFDNLEELEADTQVRLEIDFEKLYYNMVGVPAEWLYDLPQWDDILTAQRKRELMKASRERNTVVKKEKIGRNDPCPCGSGKKYKKCCGRNA, encoded by the coding sequence ATGAGTTTATACGAAGAATGGAAAGAGGTCTCAGACATTGATCCTGCGGAGGATGAAAAAGGCTATAAAGCGCTTTGGAATGAATATCTGACTAAAGAAACGGCTTTTTATGAAGATATTCTGGGTAAAAAACAGGATGTTGTAGAAGGAACCATCAGTGAGCTGGCAGAAAAATACGACGTCACCCCCGTGATGATGGCAGGCTTTATGGACGGCATCAGCGAGAGCCTGAAATCGGATTTCGATAACCTTGAAGAGCTGGAAGCCGATACCCAGGTACGCCTGGAAATTGACTTTGAAAAGCTGTACTACAACATGGTAGGCGTACCGGCCGAATGGCTTTATGATCTGCCGCAGTGGGATGATATCCTGACAGCCCAGAGAAAACGGGAATTGATGAAAGCCTCCAGAGAAAGAAACACCGTTGTTAAAAAAGAAAAGATCGGACGCAATGATCCATGCCCATGCGGCAGCGGTAAAAAATATAAAAAATGCTGCGGTAGAAACGCGTAA
- a CDS encoding tyrosine-type recombinase/integrase codes for MKAEMTLAEWIGKRQQSVRLTSLKTYESYERAHIIPFLGSQRLASISNQHMMEFREHLKRKEKLAPKTIRDIQGHLIKILKDAKSHGYIEAVPEAAKAVLKTSEKPILSQSEQKILCETLKKDLNAKSMAVLLSVGAGLRLGEVMGLNVGDVDLEAGVLRVRYSRQRVKTAEEDKTSVIKTALKTGKSRRDIPLNEPLKEILKEYLKHSTQKDIQKPLISWKEKRPIDARTIQYYFTELKKSHQLDPSVTFHSLRHSFATRALEAGVDMQALSELMGHSSVAFTLSCYGHCATEHKRAQMEKMAQCW; via the coding sequence ATGAAAGCAGAAATGACCTTAGCAGAATGGATAGGAAAGCGGCAGCAGTCGGTTCGGCTCACAAGCTTAAAAACCTATGAAAGCTATGAGCGGGCGCATATTATTCCTTTTTTGGGCAGCCAGAGGCTCGCAAGCATCAGTAATCAGCATATGATGGAATTCAGGGAGCATTTAAAAAGGAAGGAAAAGCTCGCGCCAAAGACGATTCGAGACATACAGGGACACCTGATTAAAATCCTGAAGGATGCCAAATCACACGGCTATATCGAAGCCGTGCCAGAGGCAGCCAAAGCGGTGTTGAAGACCAGCGAAAAGCCGATTTTATCCCAAAGCGAGCAGAAAATACTGTGCGAGACGCTGAAAAAAGATTTGAATGCAAAATCGATGGCGGTCCTTTTATCCGTAGGCGCAGGGCTGAGACTGGGCGAAGTGATGGGATTAAATGTGGGAGATGTGGACCTGGAGGCAGGCGTTTTGCGCGTCCGGTACAGTCGCCAGCGGGTAAAAACAGCGGAAGAAGACAAAACTAGCGTGATCAAGACAGCGCTGAAAACAGGAAAAAGCCGCCGGGATATCCCGCTGAACGAACCGCTAAAAGAAATTTTAAAAGAATATCTGAAACACAGCACCCAAAAAGATATCCAGAAGCCACTGATCTCCTGGAAAGAAAAAAGGCCCATTGACGCACGGACCATTCAATATTATTTTACAGAATTAAAAAAAAGCCATCAGCTCGACCCTTCGGTGACCTTTCACAGCCTCCGTCATTCCTTTGCCACCCGAGCCCTGGAAGCAGGCGTTGACATGCAGGCCCTGTCCGAACTCATGGGACACAGCAGCGTTGCCTTTACCCTGAGCTGCTACGGACATTGCGCCACAGAGCATAAAAGAGCGCAGATGGAAAAAATGGCACAATGCTGGTGA
- the cobU gene encoding bifunctional adenosylcobinamide kinase/adenosylcobinamide-phosphate guanylyltransferase gives MGSLVFVTGGARSGKSSFAEKAVKEVGSKVAYIATAIAFDDGMKDRIRRHQEQRPSEWATIERYKDYEVMAEDPAFQEADVILFDCLTVMITNNMLDYDVDYDHCGMDTIAEVEDKIREQVKILLEVCRDKHLFMVSNEVGLGLVPSYKLGNYFRDISGRMNQYVACRADEVYFTVSGIPMKLK, from the coding sequence ATGGGAAGCTTAGTATTTGTAACTGGCGGCGCCCGAAGCGGCAAAAGCAGTTTTGCGGAAAAGGCAGTCAAGGAAGTGGGCAGCAAGGTTGCCTACATTGCCACAGCCATTGCCTTTGATGACGGCATGAAGGACCGGATACGAAGACATCAGGAACAGCGTCCGTCAGAGTGGGCAACCATCGAGCGCTATAAGGATTACGAAGTTATGGCGGAGGATCCTGCCTTTCAGGAGGCCGACGTCATTCTGTTTGACTGCCTGACTGTTATGATCACCAACAATATGCTGGATTACGATGTGGATTATGACCACTGCGGCATGGACACCATCGCAGAGGTTGAGGATAAGATCAGGGAACAGGTTAAGATCCTGCTTGAGGTGTGCAGAGACAAGCACCTGTTCATGGTCTCAAACGAAGTGGGGCTGGGGCTTGTGCCCTCCTATAAGCTCGGCAATTACTTCAGAGATATTTCCGGAAGGATGAATCAGTACGTGGCCTGCCGGGCCGATGAGGTCTATTTTACCGTTTCAGGAATTCCAATGAAATTGAAATAA
- the cobK gene encoding precorrin-6A reductase yields MILVLGGTYDSRKLTEALLGQGCAVLYSSVTAYNTASLPENARLEIHTGALETDGLAGLMAEKRIELCVDATHPYAKEVSLNAIAASKKAGAAYVRLERPRMMDDGQQTLGFPDYESAVRYLLEQEGNVLLTTGSRQLEFYDPLPKERVIVRVLPTSKVLEKCERLGYKPQNIIAMQGPFSYAMNVETIRQFDIRFLVTKDSGDVGGVSEKLRAAADMGVRVIFIERPRIEYPVVFNTAEEILGWMAENK; encoded by the coding sequence GTGATTCTGGTCCTCGGAGGAACGTATGACAGCCGCAAGCTGACAGAGGCGCTGCTCGGACAGGGCTGCGCCGTTCTTTATTCCTCCGTAACTGCTTATAATACAGCAAGCCTTCCGGAAAACGCACGTCTGGAAATCCACACCGGAGCCCTTGAGACAGACGGACTGGCCGGGCTGATGGCTGAAAAGCGCATTGAGCTCTGTGTGGACGCCACCCATCCTTACGCGAAAGAGGTTTCGCTCAACGCCATCGCGGCCTCGAAAAAAGCAGGGGCCGCCTATGTGCGCCTGGAAAGGCCGCGGATGATGGATGACGGGCAGCAGACGCTGGGGTTTCCGGATTATGAATCAGCAGTGCGTTACCTTTTGGAACAGGAGGGCAATGTCCTGCTGACAACAGGAAGCCGCCAGCTGGAGTTTTACGATCCTCTGCCCAAGGAACGTGTGATCGTGCGGGTGCTGCCAACCAGCAAGGTGCTTGAAAAGTGTGAGCGTCTTGGCTACAAGCCACAGAATATCATTGCCATGCAGGGGCCTTTCAGCTACGCTATGAACGTGGAGACCATCCGCCAGTTCGACATTCGGTTTTTGGTCACAAAGGACAGCGGCGACGTGGGCGGCGTCAGTGAAAAGCTGCGCGCTGCGGCCGATATGGGCGTGCGTGTTATATTTATCGAACGCCCCAGGATTGAGTACCCGGTCGTCTTTAATACAGCAGAGGAAATACTCGGCTGGATGGCAGAAAATAAATAG